Proteins found in one Kluyveromyces marxianus DMKU3-1042 DNA, complete genome, chromosome 2 genomic segment:
- the SRM1 gene encoding Ran guanyl-nucleotide exchange factor — translation MSKRSASVGNTPVKRKHLHSTLNHKFVSINSQDDYKHFYKSVVPLDIFVWGTGSMCELGLGPLAKNKEVKRPRLNPLLPKDEAKIVSFAAGGMHTLALDSDNNIWSWGTNDSAALGRDTSGAAENLKDMDADASDDEDGDLNELESTPTKIPRESLPLDELKCVQIAATDNMSAALFENGDVYAWGTFRCNEGILGFYKDQIKIQKEPWKVPNFSKKAKIVQLAAGKDHILFLDETGIVYAWGNGQQQQLGRKILERSRLRTLDPRPFGLDNIKYIASGENHSFALATDGKLYAWGLNQFGQCGISTEIEDGSLVSVPTEVILPEDVQVDSVAAGEHHTLILSKSGDLYSCGRLDMFEVGISKDKLPEYTYKDAHGKARSIPLPTKLEDVPKFKAIAAGSHHSLAIAKNGIVYSWGFGETYAVGLGPAGEDIETPTRIKNTATQDHSIVFVGCGGQFSISGGIKLSDEEAEKRADEMDD, via the coding sequence ATGTCAAAAAGATCAGCTAGTGTTGGCAATACGCCTGTTAAAAGAAAGCATTTGCATTCCACTTTGAATCATAAGTTTGTGAGTATCAATTCACAAGATGATTACAAGCATTTCTACAAATCCGTGGTTCCATtagatatatttgtatGGGGTACTGGTTCTATGTGTGAATTGGGTCTTGGTCCTCTAGCTAAAAACAAGGAAGTGAAAAGACCTAGATTGAACCCATTGCTACCAAAAGATGAAGCAAAGATCGTGTCATTCGCAGCTGGAGGTATGCATACTTTAGCTTTGGACTCAGACAACAACATCTGGTCCTGGGGTACCAATGACTCTGCTGCTTTGGGTAGGGACACTAGTGGTGCTGCTGAAAACTTGAAGGATATGGATGCAGATGCTAgtgacgatgaagatggtgaTCTAAACGAGTTGGAATCTACTCCAACCAAAATTCCAAGGGAATCATTGCCCCTGGATGAACTAAAATGTGTTCAGATAGCAGCTACAGATAACATGTCTGCTGCGCTCTTTGAAAACGGTGATGTTTATGCATGGGGTACCTTCCGTTGCAACGAGGGTATCTTGGGGTTCTACAAAGACCAAatcaaaatccaaaaagaGCCATGGAAGGTTCCAAACTTCTCCAAAAAGGCTAAGATCGTCCAATTGGCTGCTGGTAAGGACCACATTTTGTTCTTAGATGAAACTGGTATTGTTTACGCCTGGGGTAATGGTCAGCAACAGCAATTGGGTAGGAAAATTTTAGAGCGCTCTCGTTTGAGAACTTTAGATCCAAGACCATTCGGTTTGGATAACATCAAATACATTGCATCTGGTGAAAATCACTCTTTTGCCCTTGCTACTGACGGGAAACTATATGCATGGGGTTTGAACCAATTTGGTCAGTGTGGTATCTCTACTGAAATTGAGGATGGTTCTTTAGTAAGCGTTCCAACCGAAGTTATTCTACCAGAAGACGTTCAAGTCGACTCAGTTGCAGCCGGTGAACATCACACTTTGATCCTATCAAAATCTGGTGATTTGTATTCTTGTGGTAGACTAGATATGTTCGAAGTTGGTATCTCAAAGGATAAACTACCTGAATATACTTACAAGGATGCCCATGGAAAGGCCCGTTCCATTCCTTTGCCAACGAAGTTAGAAGATGTGCCAAAGTTCAAAGCCATTGCAGCTGGCTCTCACCATTCTTTGGCTATTGCTAAGAATGGTATTGTATACTCATGGGGTTTCGGAGAAACCTATGCTGTTGGGCTTGGTCCAGCCGGTGAAGATATCGAAACACCAACtagaataaaaaatacTGCAACCCAAGATCACAgcattgtttttgttggttgTGGTGGTCAATTCTCCATCTCTGGGGGTATTAAATtatctgatgaagaagctgaaaagaGAGCTGATGAGATGGATGATTAA